One genomic window of Boudabousia tangfeifanii includes the following:
- a CDS encoding GNAT family N-acetyltransferase, with protein sequence MAENIVVFEIPYACPQSQPDHDLMLALATVFNREQEHLGTAALSEATPEEFSACLNPSPDSVVKHRIFVALKASALAEDASGVDPTTGAASKAPKLGVADDASRDRSTASNASANSNTAPVLPHEVRVRDVVGYASLMYWDQPEAKQGYLSVFTDVDYRRQGIGSALHEAAANRARTLGLSIVEGWVVAISDRITPPQREAAVHLPNGDSFPMVPELAATMSWGYELGNVEYMNALHFPMTEDAIAILTARAAEMPSNFQVYSWLDADYPPELADPAKFMESFLRLRSYANEEIPAGELSVENHSHTLASWEALVERDVRAGKQLLNAAICDESGQVVALSTAQRQARPEGVFHQDTTLVAPSARGQKLGWALKAALHKLIVSTCDQPRAILTWNAVSNKSMLHINESIGFHPFLLEGVVQLRL encoded by the coding sequence ATGGCTGAAAACATTGTGGTTTTTGAGATTCCGTACGCTTGCCCGCAGTCGCAACCGGATCATGACTTGATGCTGGCGCTGGCCACAGTTTTTAATCGCGAACAGGAACATTTGGGGACCGCAGCACTGAGCGAAGCCACTCCTGAAGAATTTTCGGCCTGTCTTAATCCGTCCCCCGATAGTGTGGTGAAGCATCGGATCTTCGTGGCGCTAAAGGCATCTGCCCTTGCCGAGGACGCTTCAGGGGTCGATCCAACGACCGGCGCCGCATCGAAAGCCCCCAAGTTGGGAGTTGCCGACGATGCCTCTAGAGACCGCTCAACAGCTAGCAACGCGTCAGCCAACAGCAATACTGCACCCGTTTTGCCGCACGAGGTGCGGGTGCGCGATGTGGTTGGTTACGCCTCACTGATGTATTGGGATCAGCCTGAGGCGAAGCAAGGTTACCTTTCGGTGTTCACGGATGTGGATTATCGCCGTCAAGGTATCGGTTCAGCTTTACACGAGGCGGCAGCTAATCGCGCTCGCACCTTGGGCTTATCGATTGTTGAGGGTTGGGTGGTAGCGATTTCTGATCGCATCACTCCCCCACAACGGGAGGCGGCGGTTCACTTGCCCAATGGTGATTCTTTCCCCATGGTTCCAGAGCTGGCTGCGACGATGAGTTGGGGTTACGAGTTGGGCAATGTGGAGTATATGAACGCGCTACATTTTCCGATGACCGAGGACGCGATCGCGATTTTGACCGCCCGTGCCGCAGAAATGCCTAGCAATTTCCAAGTTTATTCTTGGTTAGATGCGGACTATCCCCCAGAGTTAGCAGATCCGGCCAAGTTCATGGAAAGTTTCTTGCGGTTGCGTAGCTACGCGAATGAGGAAATCCCGGCCGGTGAGCTTTCGGTAGAAAATCATTCTCATACGCTTGCCTCTTGGGAAGCTTTAGTGGAGCGGGATGTTCGTGCTGGCAAACAGTTATTGAACGCAGCGATTTGCGACGAGTCTGGGCAAGTAGTCGCGCTATCAACCGCCCAGCGTCAAGCGCGGCCCGAGGGCGTTTTCCACCAGGACACCACGCTGGTGGCACCGTCAGCTCGTGGCCAAAAACTCGGTTGGGCCCTAAAGGCAGCGCTACATAAGTTAATCGTGAGCACCTGCGATCAGCCGCGGGCCATCCTGACTTGGAATGCAGTTTCAAACAAATCAATGCTGCACATCAACGAAAGCATCGGTTTCCACCCGTTCCTGCTCGAAGGCGTAGTGCAGTTGCGACTCTAA
- a CDS encoding peptidoglycan-binding domain-containing protein produces the protein MAQLFRAQSTNEDAPVDAKVENAEIGKRVPFPVTAKLDKIKLPANLKSGVVTWVSDQNRFENGNVVYRLDDQPVVIVKSDIPFYRDLESGVQGSDVQQFSRLLVSNGFLSEPGSKVDSRMIAAIKKWQKQLGASVTGTVGRGTLIATRTLPALVEIDSAVTVGSQLNGGEQTLYSFSDQPTLSLSTLPAQEKILTEAKELKVNVDNQQVPVVISDKKSTEDGASTVFTFTAANGEPFCHPNCAKVMSKPEMLWSLEAIVIPQTTGPAVPVGALMVDEKGKTLVQKVAGKELVTQEVKILAASEGLAIVSGLNPGDVVRLNPRPASGGTPETKP, from the coding sequence GTGGCACAACTGTTTCGTGCCCAGTCTACGAACGAGGACGCCCCAGTTGATGCGAAAGTGGAAAATGCGGAAATTGGCAAGCGGGTGCCATTTCCGGTGACTGCCAAACTGGACAAGATTAAACTTCCTGCCAATCTAAAAAGCGGGGTGGTTACCTGGGTCAGTGATCAAAACCGGTTTGAAAACGGGAACGTGGTTTATCGCCTCGACGACCAACCGGTGGTGATAGTTAAAAGTGACATCCCGTTCTACCGCGACCTAGAGTCGGGGGTGCAAGGCTCTGACGTGCAACAATTTTCCAGGCTGTTAGTCAGCAATGGTTTCCTGTCGGAACCTGGCAGTAAAGTTGATTCCCGCATGATTGCTGCCATTAAAAAGTGGCAAAAGCAGTTGGGGGCTAGTGTCACCGGCACTGTGGGTCGGGGAACGCTGATTGCGACGCGCACCCTGCCAGCCTTGGTTGAGATTGATAGTGCAGTCACGGTGGGCAGCCAACTAAATGGGGGTGAGCAAACGCTTTACAGTTTCAGTGACCAGCCCACCCTCTCGTTGAGCACCTTACCGGCACAAGAAAAAATTTTGACCGAGGCGAAAGAACTGAAGGTCAACGTTGACAATCAACAGGTACCGGTGGTGATTTCAGATAAAAAGTCTACCGAAGATGGTGCCAGCACAGTCTTTACTTTTACTGCCGCTAACGGTGAACCATTCTGCCACCCAAATTGTGCCAAGGTAATGTCTAAGCCGGAAATGCTTTGGTCTTTAGAAGCCATTGTGATTCCTCAAACCACCGGCCCAGCCGTACCCGTCGGCGCCTTGATGGTGGATGAAAAAGGTAAAACTTTGGTGCAAAAAGTTGCGGGTAAAGAACTGGTGACCCAAGAAGTGAAAATCCTGGCCGCCTCTGAGGGCTTAGCCATTGTTTCAGGCTTAAATCCGGGGGACGTGGTGCGCCTTAATCCGCGGCCTGCCTCCGGTGGTACCCCAGAGACTAAACCGTAG
- a CDS encoding FeoA family protein, producing MLVSECPKRVKARLIDVDVPAQYRLRLQELGLRPGVEFTVTNRSAFGGVVLNVKGARVALDARSARQITAELTEEAK from the coding sequence ATGTTAGTCTCTGAATGCCCGAAACGAGTCAAAGCTCGCTTGATTGATGTGGATGTTCCGGCGCAATATCGCTTGCGTTTACAGGAACTAGGTCTACGCCCAGGGGTAGAGTTCACGGTGACCAACCGTAGTGCTTTCGGCGGCGTAGTTTTGAATGTGAAAGGTGCCCGTGTGGCCCTTGATGCCCGTTCCGCCCGCCAAATCACCGCTGAACTGACGGAGGAAGCCAAATGA
- the efeU gene encoding iron uptake transporter permease EfeU → MFWGNFIIALREGVEASLLVGILVAYVVKIGRRDVLPKLWLGVILAALIPLGAGAYMTWGTYTLTMQAQEILGGSLSLLAAVFVTWMMLWMSSHSRELAGNLTADAAKALENNSAWAFVWLAVLAVGREGIETAVFIMGTVDSSANTSTYAPLLGMLAGLAVAVLIGWIIYSGAARFNLHLFFSITGFFLIFVAAGIAAYGIHDLQEAGVLPGLTNTVYRLSPYFDGSVFPWLTANSTWFNLLSAMFNVQLDPTWLEFLMWWAYVLTVLPIFIYVQFIRPKKIAKARATSQAQLALAQAKANPGNPRQVPATAKAMTT, encoded by the coding sequence ATGTTCTGGGGAAACTTTATTATTGCCCTCCGCGAAGGTGTTGAGGCCTCACTTTTGGTGGGGATCCTAGTCGCCTATGTCGTCAAGATTGGACGTCGCGATGTGCTTCCCAAGCTCTGGTTAGGGGTTATCCTCGCCGCTTTGATCCCGCTAGGGGCTGGCGCCTACATGACTTGGGGAACTTACACCCTGACAATGCAAGCCCAAGAAATTCTGGGCGGCTCACTCTCCCTTTTGGCTGCCGTTTTCGTCACGTGGATGATGCTTTGGATGTCCTCTCATTCGCGCGAACTGGCCGGCAATCTAACTGCCGATGCTGCTAAAGCCCTTGAAAATAACTCTGCTTGGGCTTTCGTTTGGCTTGCTGTACTTGCGGTTGGCCGTGAAGGAATCGAAACCGCTGTTTTCATTATGGGAACCGTTGATTCCTCAGCAAATACCTCGACTTACGCTCCTTTGCTGGGCATGTTGGCCGGTTTAGCTGTAGCCGTTTTGATTGGTTGGATCATTTACTCGGGCGCAGCCCGCTTCAACCTTCACCTATTCTTCTCGATCACCGGCTTCTTCCTCATTTTCGTGGCAGCCGGCATCGCCGCCTATGGCATTCACGACCTGCAAGAAGCTGGGGTACTTCCTGGGCTAACCAACACGGTTTACCGCCTCTCCCCCTACTTCGATGGTTCAGTCTTCCCTTGGTTGACCGCGAACTCCACCTGGTTCAACCTGCTATCGGCCATGTTTAACGTTCAGCTCGACCCCACCTGGTTGGAATTCCTCATGTGGTGGGCCTACGTCCTGACCGTCCTCCCGATCTTCATTTACGTGCAGTTCATTCGCCCCAAGAAGATTGCCAAAGCACGTGCCACCTCCCAGGCACAACTTGCTCTAGCTCAGGCCAAGGCTAACCCCGGCAATCCTCGTCAGGTACCTGCCACTGCCAAAGCCATGACTACCTAG
- the efeB gene encoding iron uptake transporter deferrochelatase/peroxidase subunit, whose translation MNDAPSPRKPEELDPAAMGCPAHAHRGEGAPATSAEGAHAASSAPQGENAAAGCPAHQGKAETGTAMQTLTGKAAAYKISRRGMLLGTGAIAALGAALGGAGGFKAGHSYGVAKAQVEADVMQISYPIRGTNQPGILTPQQQQMHTAAYTITTDRKESLIRLLKQWTLAAERMMNGELIGQYKTFRDVPPDDTGEADGLGPAALTVTFGFGKTLFVTEDGKDRFGIKHKMPKELAEGIHRMAAEKLDPNHCDGDVVIQVCSEDPMVALHAIHNLTRIGFGTASLKWSQLGYGRTSSTSTAQKTPRNLFGFKDGTNNIKAQDPQSELNQHLWIQPGDTPSDWAVGGSYLCVRKIKQFMEVWDELVLSEQEAIIGRNKITGAPLSGGDEFTQPDFEKKGEDGKPLIPEDSHVAVVHPSHNSGARMLRRGYNYMEGNDKLGRLEGGLFFVAYVRNPQTNFVPVLANMVGDAMTEYLQHVASGLWIIPPGLKDGQDYVGQTLFE comes from the coding sequence GTGAACGACGCACCCTCACCGCGCAAACCGGAAGAACTAGACCCTGCCGCTATGGGCTGCCCTGCGCACGCCCACCGCGGTGAGGGTGCACCCGCCACTTCTGCCGAGGGCGCCCACGCTGCGTCCTCGGCCCCCCAAGGGGAAAATGCCGCCGCTGGCTGCCCCGCACACCAGGGGAAGGCGGAAACCGGCACGGCCATGCAAACCCTGACAGGCAAGGCCGCCGCCTACAAAATTAGCCGTCGAGGCATGCTACTCGGCACCGGTGCAATCGCGGCCCTTGGCGCAGCCCTCGGTGGCGCCGGCGGTTTCAAAGCCGGACACTCCTACGGGGTAGCGAAAGCCCAGGTGGAAGCTGACGTCATGCAAATCAGCTACCCCATTCGCGGCACCAACCAGCCGGGCATCCTCACTCCGCAGCAGCAGCAAATGCACACCGCTGCCTACACCATCACCACCGACCGCAAAGAATCCCTCATCCGCCTGCTAAAACAGTGGACTCTAGCCGCTGAACGCATGATGAACGGGGAACTGATCGGCCAGTACAAGACCTTCCGTGACGTGCCGCCAGACGACACCGGCGAAGCTGACGGCCTCGGCCCAGCAGCCCTCACCGTCACCTTCGGCTTCGGCAAAACCCTATTCGTTACCGAGGACGGTAAAGACCGCTTCGGCATCAAGCACAAAATGCCTAAAGAACTGGCCGAAGGTATTCACCGCATGGCCGCCGAAAAGCTCGACCCCAACCATTGCGATGGTGACGTGGTCATCCAGGTCTGTTCGGAAGACCCCATGGTGGCGCTGCACGCGATCCACAACCTCACCCGCATTGGTTTTGGCACCGCCTCGCTCAAATGGTCGCAGTTGGGTTACGGGCGCACGTCCTCGACCTCGACCGCCCAGAAAACCCCACGGAACCTCTTCGGGTTTAAGGACGGCACCAACAACATTAAGGCGCAAGACCCGCAAAGTGAACTCAACCAGCACCTGTGGATCCAGCCGGGCGATACCCCTTCGGACTGGGCGGTAGGCGGCTCCTACCTGTGTGTCCGTAAAATCAAGCAGTTCATGGAAGTGTGGGACGAGCTGGTCTTGAGCGAACAAGAAGCCATTATTGGTCGCAACAAGATCACCGGTGCCCCGCTTTCTGGCGGTGACGAGTTCACCCAGCCTGACTTTGAAAAGAAGGGCGAGGACGGCAAGCCGCTCATCCCAGAAGACTCCCACGTGGCCGTAGTTCATCCCTCCCACAATAGTGGCGCCCGCATGCTACGACGCGGCTACAACTACATGGAAGGCAACGACAAACTAGGACGCCTGGAAGGTGGCCTCTTCTTCGTTGCTTATGTCCGCAACCCGCAAACCAACTTCGTGCCCGTCCTGGCCAATATGGTCGGCGACGCCATGACCGAGTACTTGCAGCACGTCGCCTCCGGCCTGTGGATTATTCCGCCGGGTCTGAAGGACGGGCAAGATTACGTCGGCCAAACCCTCTTCGAATAA
- a CDS encoding ABC transporter ATP-binding protein — translation MMEPTLAVENLNFRYAKNLPLVIKNFSYDFPSGAAIALTGQSGCGKSTLLYLCGLLLNPSSGQIWLNHENTTLLNDQERSRRRNQNIGFVFQNAELDAHQTILTSVIEPAYYAGSAGIDSRRRAMKLLEIFGVSELANSKPTQISGGQAARAALARAFLLDPPIILADEPTGNLDPKNTKIVLDSLLGAARENKTIIIATHDPRVIEQCDLTVQL, via the coding sequence ATGATGGAACCAACGCTAGCCGTAGAGAACCTCAATTTTAGGTACGCTAAAAATCTTCCCTTGGTGATCAAAAACTTCAGCTACGATTTTCCCAGTGGCGCCGCGATCGCTTTGACCGGACAGTCAGGGTGCGGCAAATCCACCCTGCTTTATTTATGCGGGCTACTGTTGAATCCTTCCTCCGGCCAGATTTGGCTCAACCATGAAAACACCACGCTGTTAAACGATCAGGAGCGTTCTAGAAGACGCAATCAGAATATCGGTTTTGTTTTCCAAAACGCGGAACTGGATGCGCACCAAACGATCCTCACCTCGGTGATTGAACCGGCCTACTATGCGGGCTCTGCCGGCATCGATTCTAGGCGTAGAGCCATGAAGTTGCTAGAAATCTTTGGGGTTAGTGAACTGGCCAACTCGAAACCCACCCAGATTTCGGGGGGTCAGGCCGCCAGGGCGGCACTAGCACGCGCATTCTTGTTGGATCCGCCGATCATTTTAGCTGACGAACCTACCGGCAACCTTGACCCAAAAAACACCAAAATTGTGCTCGATTCACTGCTTGGGGCCGCCAGGGAAAACAAAACCATCATCATTGCCACACACGACCCCAGGGTCATTGAGCAATGCGACCTGACGGTGCAGCTGTGA
- a CDS encoding siderophore-interacting protein, which produces MGYCELQVVRAQRLTRVVQRVWLKPVSVDGMNVSAPSDNCNSKLAQTGDQDSSQTGAPFVLGQTVMLSLPSGSASEPPIRSYTISQVKPSKDQQTWQFALDIVVHDDMAKYGITGLRSTAPQFMPAEDAPGTGNPMAAGGNPMAAENPTADNPMMANDSLNPMMASSELLPPTAPAPVPPAEQVKAGPGATWAANARVGDRLWGLISPLESPILVCQNELNFTWNQSANVALLVDLSAFPAAQAITQAYGDSTSAPSFTVIGKVQHKADRQVFPAAEKTDFLRPKHEPTTFLRDLITPLTDQGLQVWVAGGEEWLQTTKAALKNLPKTVEISEIRLWS; this is translated from the coding sequence ATGGGATACTGCGAACTACAGGTAGTGCGAGCACAACGGCTAACACGAGTAGTACAACGAGTCTGGCTAAAGCCTGTGTCTGTTGATGGCATGAACGTTTCTGCCCCATCAGACAACTGCAATAGCAAGCTCGCACAAACAGGCGACCAAGATTCATCGCAGACAGGCGCTCCCTTTGTGCTGGGGCAAACCGTAATGCTTTCACTCCCAAGCGGTAGCGCCAGCGAGCCTCCCATCCGCAGCTACACCATTTCGCAAGTCAAGCCCAGTAAGGACCAGCAAACCTGGCAGTTCGCCTTGGACATTGTGGTTCATGACGACATGGCAAAATACGGCATCACCGGCCTGCGCAGCACCGCTCCCCAGTTCATGCCAGCCGAGGACGCACCAGGCACCGGCAATCCAATGGCCGCTGGTGGTAATCCGATGGCCGCTGAAAATCCGACGGCTGACAACCCGATGATGGCTAATGACTCGCTTAACCCAATGATGGCCAGTAGTGAACTTTTGCCCCCAACTGCCCCAGCCCCGGTGCCTCCTGCCGAACAGGTCAAGGCAGGACCAGGCGCAACCTGGGCAGCTAATGCCCGCGTGGGCGACCGTTTGTGGGGCTTAATCTCTCCCTTAGAATCCCCCATTTTGGTCTGTCAAAATGAGCTGAATTTTACTTGGAATCAGTCCGCAAATGTGGCACTTTTGGTTGATCTATCAGCGTTTCCAGCGGCTCAGGCAATCACCCAAGCCTACGGGGATTCGACCTCGGCCCCCAGTTTCACGGTGATCGGAAAAGTACAGCACAAAGCGGATCGACAAGTATTCCCAGCTGCCGAAAAAACTGACTTTTTGCGTCCAAAACATGAGCCAACCACATTCCTGCGCGACCTAATCACTCCACTAACAGATCAAGGACTGCAAGTATGGGTAGCCGGTGGCGAAGAATGGCTCCAAACCACCAAAGCGGCCCTGAAAAACCTCCCCAAAACGGTAGAAATTAGCGAAATCCGCCTGTGGAGCTAG
- the tatC gene encoding twin-arginine translocase subunit TatC, with amino-acid sequence MPKIRQVFVALGSAGKRLFARLGQKLSAWWASFLSDRPAPEPQTILEHLAEARRRLLWALGGIVVASIAGWFLTDWLLALITNGFQSGQSLNFVTVGGAFDLRVRLAFWAGFILSAPWWLAQIWLFLAPGLRRREQVYLASFALASLLLFSGGAAFGVWMAPRAVAILTEFAPSGSTTLLTAASYVTFYTRLVLLFGLSGLFPVILVALNFLGILSSRVMLKGWRVVTLLVFVFAAIANPLPSPWSMTVQALVLMALYFLAIGIAKLRERSLAKQLGV; translated from the coding sequence GTGCCAAAGATTCGTCAGGTTTTCGTTGCTCTGGGGTCGGCAGGTAAACGCCTGTTCGCCCGGCTTGGGCAGAAGCTATCCGCTTGGTGGGCTAGCTTTCTTTCCGACCGGCCGGCCCCAGAGCCACAAACCATTTTGGAGCACTTGGCGGAGGCGCGCCGCCGGCTCCTGTGGGCGCTAGGTGGCATTGTGGTGGCCAGTATTGCCGGCTGGTTCCTCACCGACTGGCTTTTGGCCCTGATTACTAATGGCTTCCAGTCTGGCCAATCCCTCAACTTTGTCACGGTTGGGGGTGCTTTCGATCTGCGAGTTCGTTTAGCTTTTTGGGCCGGTTTTATTCTTTCCGCCCCGTGGTGGCTGGCCCAAATCTGGCTATTTTTGGCCCCCGGTTTGCGTCGCCGCGAACAAGTGTATTTAGCTTCTTTCGCCCTAGCTTCTCTACTGCTATTTAGTGGGGGTGCTGCTTTTGGGGTGTGGATGGCACCGCGGGCAGTCGCCATTTTGACCGAGTTCGCTCCCAGCGGCTCCACCACGCTGCTTACCGCCGCCAGCTATGTCACCTTCTACACTCGCTTGGTGTTACTTTTCGGTTTGTCGGGGCTGTTTCCCGTGATTTTAGTGGCGCTAAATTTTCTGGGGATTCTCTCGTCTCGCGTCATGCTCAAAGGTTGGCGAGTGGTCACCCTGCTAGTTTTTGTTTTTGCGGCAATCGCTAATCCGCTCCCCTCGCCTTGGTCCATGACGGTTCAGGCGCTGGTGCTGATGGCCTTGTATTTCTTGGCAATTGGGATTGCGAAACTGCGCGAGCGGAGCCTAGCAAAACAGCTTGGGGTCTAG
- a CDS encoding twin-arginine translocase TatA/TatE family subunit: MRPSHILIIVIVLLLLFASSKLPELAKNLGKSAKILKDEAKDLTGNKTAETPEAPTAPVAAAMPNVSDPTIPQAPTNPVHPANPQGSITMGQNTAAGAAQSAEPTPTDAVATPNGAVLGGPELDLTPEEAGEAPEETYENETEERPATLSDAEAAVLRPNDAAADSAVDAAINDPHARGTGA, from the coding sequence ATGAGACCCTCACACATTCTCATTATCGTCATTGTGCTACTGCTACTTTTTGCTTCCTCCAAGCTGCCAGAGTTGGCAAAAAACTTGGGTAAATCAGCGAAGATTTTGAAAGATGAAGCAAAAGATTTGACCGGCAATAAGACCGCGGAGACGCCTGAGGCTCCCACCGCCCCAGTAGCAGCAGCCATGCCGAATGTCAGTGACCCTACGATCCCTCAGGCTCCAACGAATCCTGTTCATCCAGCTAATCCACAAGGGAGTATTACCATGGGACAGAACACTGCGGCCGGAGCCGCTCAATCAGCCGAACCGACCCCTACTGACGCTGTAGCCACCCCAAATGGCGCAGTGCTAGGTGGCCCCGAACTTGACCTCACTCCAGAAGAGGCCGGCGAGGCACCCGAAGAAACCTACGAAAATGAAACTGAAGAGCGTCCTGCGACGCTTTCTGACGCTGAAGCTGCCGTGCTGCGCCCCAATGATGCCGCAGCCGACTCGGCGGTAGATGCGGCCATTAACGACCCGCACGCACGAGGCACCGGCGCCTAA
- a CDS encoding ABC transporter permease, producing the protein MRPDGAAVKLKTICKVAAQEIRAEKVSTFLLALIVCATIASAILTVGQNAAQKARVDELLASASGRTFTLQETGEENRINASVCQAIHRLETVETAVCLGDITDVYPTSLQHIVNVPVQVIDQIEHVTTQPVKKADNYLYATPNALDKLSFKTSSGEVTDPHTNLTYQVAGQIVPTPGLESLNGSLLQVAANPTQTRFFKMIVTAKTLDSLENTRRAALSLLGNPNANQVKVVSHTGISQNLKIIQADVLNYQKTMLAQILAIGIFLVTLVVFGDVISRRKTIGRRRALGISRADLITLVAVRTMLIATITGVAATLLSTVITYYYFAPPPASFLLSTNLLVIAAAGLGSFPGAIWAAWSDPVSVLRTP; encoded by the coding sequence ATGCGACCTGACGGTGCAGCTGTGAAACTTAAAACCATCTGTAAAGTTGCCGCACAAGAAATTCGGGCCGAAAAGGTTTCCACATTTTTGCTGGCCCTAATTGTTTGCGCCACGATCGCGTCAGCCATTCTGACCGTCGGTCAGAATGCCGCCCAAAAAGCCCGGGTGGATGAACTATTAGCCAGCGCCAGCGGACGCACTTTCACCCTACAAGAAACCGGTGAGGAAAACCGAATAAATGCCAGCGTCTGCCAGGCAATACACCGCCTCGAAACGGTAGAAACTGCCGTCTGTCTAGGTGACATTACGGATGTGTACCCCACCAGTTTGCAACACATTGTGAACGTTCCAGTACAAGTCATTGACCAAATTGAGCATGTCACCACCCAGCCGGTCAAAAAAGCGGACAACTACCTTTACGCCACCCCCAACGCCCTCGACAAACTAAGTTTTAAAACCAGCAGCGGCGAAGTCACCGACCCGCACACCAACCTCACCTACCAGGTAGCGGGCCAAATAGTGCCAACCCCGGGGCTGGAAAGTTTGAACGGTAGCCTGCTACAAGTCGCAGCCAACCCCACCCAAACCCGGTTCTTCAAAATGATCGTTACCGCCAAAACCCTTGATTCCCTTGAAAACACAAGGAGGGCTGCACTGTCGCTGTTGGGGAACCCTAATGCCAATCAAGTTAAAGTTGTTTCCCACACTGGCATCAGCCAAAACCTGAAAATCATCCAAGCAGACGTCCTCAACTATCAGAAGACCATGCTCGCTCAAATCTTGGCAATCGGGATCTTTTTGGTGACTCTAGTAGTCTTCGGTGACGTCATTTCGCGCAGAAAAACCATTGGCCGCCGCCGCGCCCTCGGCATTAGCCGCGCCGACCTGATCACCCTGGTGGCAGTGCGAACCATGCTAATCGCCACCATCACCGGGGTGGCTGCAACCCTACTGAGCACCGTCATTACCTACTACTATTTCGCCCCGCCACCGGCTAGCTTTCTACTGTCCACCAACCTGCTAGTGATTGCGGCCGCCGGCCTCGGCTCATTCCCTGGGGCAATCTGGGCAGCCTGGTCAGACCCCGTCTCGGTCCTGCGCACCCCTTAG
- the efeO gene encoding iron uptake system protein EfeO encodes MKYTRPITVAVLAAAFALGGCNAVEKNAGSTAGTAETNDGPIQVTITDDSCKVSTDTIPSGTVKFELKNEGTVRNEFEILAEDKLRIVGERENLGPGTTVNYTLNLEPGSYFTACKTNMIGALVGEAKFTVTDSGNASTVSADEQQLRDKAVENYTSYVKDQAGQLVTATKQFTDAYTSGDMDKARSLYAWARSFYERIEPTAEQFGDIDPALDLREADWQEEKDKAASGATAEDNKTVEDPGEWTGWHAIEKDLWRPAGYAGLTPEQAKTMAEKLDADTKRLYDYVYSTDFKVSLDDISNGAIGLLEEVATSKISGEEEAFSHTDLVDFKANVEGAQVAFGDVEPIAKQKDPELAKEIQERFADLNDALDKYKEGDSYKSYDQLDDAARKQLSDKVNALRKPLAQLTEAILK; translated from the coding sequence ATGAAGTACACCCGCCCGATCACTGTGGCCGTTCTCGCCGCAGCTTTCGCCCTCGGTGGCTGCAATGCTGTGGAAAAGAATGCTGGCTCCACCGCCGGCACCGCCGAAACTAACGACGGTCCTATCCAGGTAACCATCACCGATGATTCCTGCAAGGTTTCCACCGACACCATCCCCTCGGGCACGGTCAAGTTCGAGCTAAAGAACGAAGGCACCGTCCGCAACGAGTTCGAAATCCTCGCTGAAGATAAACTCCGCATCGTCGGCGAACGCGAAAACTTGGGCCCAGGCACCACCGTTAACTACACCCTCAACCTAGAGCCAGGCAGCTACTTCACTGCTTGCAAGACCAACATGATTGGTGCTCTTGTGGGCGAAGCAAAGTTCACCGTCACTGATTCGGGTAACGCCTCCACGGTTTCCGCCGACGAACAGCAGTTGCGCGATAAGGCCGTCGAAAACTACACCTCCTACGTCAAGGACCAGGCTGGCCAGCTAGTTACCGCCACCAAGCAGTTCACCGACGCTTACACTTCGGGCGACATGGACAAGGCTCGTTCCCTCTACGCCTGGGCACGTTCCTTCTACGAGCGCATCGAACCTACCGCTGAACAGTTCGGCGACATCGACCCTGCTTTGGACTTACGTGAAGCTGACTGGCAGGAAGAAAAGGACAAGGCAGCCTCGGGTGCCACCGCCGAAGACAACAAGACTGTGGAAGATCCAGGCGAGTGGACCGGATGGCACGCCATCGAAAAGGACCTCTGGCGTCCTGCCGGTTACGCCGGTTTGACCCCAGAACAGGCCAAGACCATGGCTGAAAAGCTTGACGCCGACACCAAACGTCTGTACGACTACGTCTACTCGACCGACTTCAAGGTCAGCCTTGACGACATCTCCAACGGCGCCATCGGCCTACTCGAAGAAGTTGCCACCTCGAAGATCAGCGGTGAAGAAGAAGCCTTCTCCCACACCGACCTCGTCGACTTCAAGGCCAACGTGGAAGGCGCCCAGGTTGCCTTCGGTGACGTCGAGCCAATCGCCAAGCAGAAGGATCCAGAACTCGCCAAGGAAATCCAGGAGCGTTTCGCTGACCTCAACGACGCCCTCGACAAGTACAAGGAAGGCGACAGCTACAAGTCCTACGACCAGCTAGATGACGCCGCCCGCAAGCAGCTATCCGACAAGGTCAATGCTCTACGCAAGCCTTTGGCCCAGCTAACGGAGGCGATCCTCAAGTGA